One window of Burkholderia cepacia GG4 genomic DNA carries:
- a CDS encoding AGE family epimerase/isomerase: MSVPDSASTQTARLRDHFAHVILPIWQGSGFNQTLRLPFEAVDPASHAPLPATRYRAMACARQLFVFAQAGNTAHAATLFDSLCSRFRDPRHGGWFYSVDAQGAPLDTTKDLYTHAFIVFACAAWHAASGDAAARTVAEETAALIQDRFAPQPGNALLDAARHADFSSSGSGALQNPLMHLTEAWLAAADAFGDAAFDDALAHTAQAVERTFVDTATGCVAELPLGAADNRFEPGHQFEWFYLVDAAGARLAQTGLPDALARAFAFAEQHGIDAQTGAVCAAVDAQGACLDSTQRIWAQTEYLRALATHGGTPASAPLAQQIERFAARFLHPRGWFECKTADGQVSRADMPSTTPYHLATAYAALPAGS, encoded by the coding sequence ATGTCCGTTCCCGATTCCGCTTCCACCCAGACCGCCCGATTGCGCGACCATTTTGCGCACGTCATCTTGCCGATCTGGCAGGGTTCAGGGTTCAACCAGACACTACGGCTGCCGTTCGAGGCCGTCGATCCGGCCAGCCACGCACCGCTGCCCGCCACCCGTTATCGCGCCATGGCATGTGCGCGGCAACTGTTCGTGTTCGCGCAGGCCGGCAACACCGCGCACGCGGCCACGCTGTTCGACTCGCTGTGCAGCCGCTTCCGCGACCCGCGCCACGGCGGCTGGTTCTACAGCGTCGACGCGCAAGGCGCGCCGCTCGACACGACGAAAGACCTCTACACACATGCGTTCATTGTGTTCGCGTGTGCCGCCTGGCATGCGGCGTCGGGCGACGCCGCGGCGCGCACGGTCGCCGAGGAAACCGCCGCGCTGATCCAGGACCGCTTCGCGCCGCAACCGGGCAACGCGCTGCTCGACGCCGCACGTCACGCCGATTTCTCGTCATCGGGCAGCGGCGCGCTGCAGAACCCGCTGATGCACCTGACCGAAGCGTGGCTCGCAGCGGCCGATGCGTTCGGCGACGCGGCGTTCGACGATGCGCTGGCGCACACCGCACAGGCCGTCGAGCGCACGTTCGTCGATACGGCGACCGGCTGCGTCGCCGAGCTGCCGCTCGGTGCGGCCGACAACCGCTTCGAGCCCGGCCATCAATTCGAATGGTTCTATCTGGTCGATGCGGCCGGTGCACGGCTCGCGCAAACCGGGCTCCCTGACGCGCTCGCGCGGGCGTTCGCGTTCGCCGAGCAGCACGGGATCGATGCGCAGACGGGTGCCGTGTGCGCGGCAGTGGACGCGCAAGGCGCGTGCCTCGACAGCACGCAGCGGATCTGGGCGCAGACCGAATACCTGCGCGCGCTCGCGACGCACGGCGGCACGCCGGCGTCCGCGCCGCTCGCGCAGCAGATCGAGCGCTTCGCCGCGCGCTTCCTGCATCCGCGCGGCTGGTTCGAGTGCAAGACGGCGGACGGGCAGGTGTCGCGCGCCGACATGCCGTCGACGACGCCCTACCACCTCGCGACCGCCTACGCGGCGCTGCCGGCCGGTTCGTAA
- a CDS encoding MgtC/SapB family protein, translating to MLSNRELVMRLVLAAAPGSVIGFERERLSWAAGLRTHMLVCVGSTLITIVSAFGFADVLGSSEHIVLDPSRIAAQLVSGIGFLGAGSILLRGEIVRRLTTAASLWSVAAIGLEVDGGWYVAAISATIIILIILAGIKPLERRYFTVRQRRQLALAVVSGTLTFDALHAALGPDSARVKQFIVQRADDTGEHDEACIALGRVSDLEYRAICDKLRGLSCVTRCEEGSGLSDDE from the coding sequence ATGCTGAGCAACCGGGAACTCGTGATGCGACTGGTTCTCGCGGCGGCGCCCGGCAGCGTCATCGGCTTCGAGCGCGAGCGCCTTTCATGGGCGGCGGGCCTGCGCACGCACATGCTGGTCTGCGTCGGCTCGACGCTCATCACGATCGTGTCGGCATTCGGTTTCGCCGATGTGCTCGGCAGCAGCGAACACATCGTGCTCGATCCGTCGCGGATCGCCGCGCAGCTGGTGTCTGGCATCGGTTTCCTCGGCGCGGGCTCGATCCTGCTGCGCGGCGAGATCGTGCGCCGGCTGACGACGGCCGCGAGCCTGTGGTCGGTCGCCGCGATCGGCCTCGAGGTGGACGGCGGCTGGTACGTCGCAGCGATTTCTGCGACGATCATCATCCTGATCATCCTGGCCGGCATCAAGCCGCTCGAGCGGCGCTACTTCACGGTGCGGCAGCGCCGCCAGCTTGCGCTGGCGGTGGTGAGCGGCACTCTGACGTTCGATGCGCTGCACGCGGCGCTCGGCCCCGACAGCGCGCGTGTGAAGCAGTTCATCGTGCAGCGCGCCGACGACACGGGCGAGCACGACGAAGCGTGCATCGCGCTCGGGCGCGTGTCGGATCTGGAGTATCGCGCGATCTGCGACAAGCTGCGCGGGCTGTCGTGCGTTACGCGCTGCGAGGAAGGCAGCGGATTGTCGGACGACGAATAG
- a CDS encoding MFS transporter — MSDLNSEVSVGETHASDATRRRTLWAACGAHAVHDGLTDVIYVLLPIWQAQFAINFAQIGLLRGSYSGVMAGFQLLASRAARRWGREPMLVGGTAVAGIAYLIAGQAGGLATLMVALVLAGLGASTQHPLASSMVSDAYDAGGGVKEALSQYNFAGDIGKTLIPGAIGLLLAVATWRTGTTLIGLIGLASAGLLAWLIPPNRVAARLSGKAPRAAAVRGSVWGLRALLATGTVDSAVRMGFLTFLPFLLKSKGAGTAGIGIALALLFVGGAFGKLLCGYLGVRIGMMKTVWLTESATSLLIVLVVFAPLFAMMTALPLLGLALNGTSSVLYGAVPELAGEGKREQAFALFYTGTIGAGALSPVLFGHLGDVAGVPAALLSLAAILLLTLPLSWSVQKGLDA, encoded by the coding sequence ATGAGCGATCTGAATAGCGAAGTTTCCGTCGGAGAAACGCACGCTTCCGACGCTACGCGCCGGCGCACGCTGTGGGCCGCCTGCGGTGCGCACGCGGTGCATGACGGCCTGACGGACGTCATCTATGTGCTGCTGCCGATCTGGCAGGCACAGTTTGCGATCAACTTCGCGCAAATCGGCCTGCTGCGTGGATCCTATTCCGGGGTGATGGCGGGTTTCCAACTGCTCGCGAGCCGCGCGGCAAGGCGCTGGGGGCGGGAACCCATGCTGGTAGGCGGCACGGCCGTCGCCGGCATCGCTTACCTGATCGCGGGCCAGGCCGGCGGACTGGCGACACTGATGGTCGCGCTGGTGCTGGCCGGACTCGGCGCAAGCACGCAGCATCCGCTCGCGTCCTCGATGGTCAGCGACGCCTATGACGCGGGCGGCGGCGTGAAGGAAGCACTCTCCCAATACAACTTCGCCGGCGATATCGGCAAGACGCTCATACCCGGCGCGATCGGTCTGCTGCTGGCCGTTGCGACGTGGCGCACGGGCACCACGCTGATCGGGTTGATCGGCCTCGCTTCGGCCGGCCTGCTTGCGTGGCTGATTCCACCGAACCGCGTGGCTGCCAGGCTGAGCGGCAAAGCACCGAGGGCTGCTGCCGTGCGTGGATCGGTCTGGGGTTTGCGCGCGTTGCTCGCGACCGGAACCGTGGACAGTGCGGTGCGGATGGGTTTTCTGACGTTCTTGCCGTTCCTGCTGAAAAGCAAGGGCGCCGGCACCGCCGGTATCGGCATCGCGCTGGCGCTGCTATTCGTCGGCGGCGCGTTCGGCAAGTTGCTCTGCGGCTATCTGGGCGTGCGCATCGGCATGATGAAGACGGTGTGGCTCACCGAATCCGCCACGTCGCTGCTGATCGTGCTCGTCGTATTCGCGCCGCTGTTCGCGATGATGACCGCGCTTCCGTTGCTTGGGCTCGCACTCAACGGAACATCGTCGGTGCTGTACGGTGCGGTGCCCGAACTGGCGGGCGAAGGCAAACGCGAGCAGGCGTTTGCGCTGTTCTATACCGGCACGATCGGTGCCGGCGCGCTGTCGCCGGTCCTGTTCGGACATCTGGGCGACGTTGCTGGCGTGCCCGCGGCACTGCTTTCGCTCGCTGCGATTCTGCTGTTGACGCTACCGCTGTCGTGGTCCGTCCAGAAGGGACTGGATGCGTGA
- a CDS encoding GNAT family N-acetyltransferase, whose product MLQMRPMTAGEFQAYRTRAIDGYARDLVSSGQNAADDAEGRARACFDTLLPDGLLTSGQTLVLLIDAASGDTVGDLWYAIVPEGANRTLFIYDLDIVPSRRRQGWATRALDALDAEARRHGVTEIGLSVFNHNAAARALYRACGFAPITTTLIKPVVPG is encoded by the coding sequence ATGCTGCAGATGCGGCCGATGACGGCCGGCGAATTTCAGGCATACCGCACGCGCGCCATCGACGGCTACGCGCGCGATCTCGTGTCATCCGGTCAGAACGCGGCCGACGACGCGGAGGGCCGGGCCCGCGCCTGTTTCGACACGCTGCTGCCCGACGGCCTGCTCACCTCCGGCCAGACCCTCGTCCTGCTGATCGACGCCGCCAGCGGCGATACGGTCGGCGACCTCTGGTACGCAATCGTGCCCGAAGGGGCGAACCGCACGCTGTTCATCTACGACCTCGACATCGTCCCGTCCCGGCGCCGCCAGGGCTGGGCCACGCGCGCGCTCGACGCACTCGACGCCGAGGCGCGCCGCCACGGCGTCACGGAGATCGGGCTGTCGGTGTTCAATCACAACGCGGCCGCACGTGCGCTATATCGGGCCTGTGGTTTCGCGCCGATCACGACGACGCTGATCAAGCCGGTCGTCCCGGGCTGA
- a CDS encoding heavy metal translocating P-type ATPase translates to MTEPLAGVQTIELTVDGMHCGGCTGRVQRALAAVPGVVDAAVDLDAHAATAIVQDAVEPAQLVDAIGAAGYRATVREPASDAVETAPARHTEPSPAPAIATTELDIDGMTCASCVSRVEKALAKVPGVTRASVNLATERATVDAAPDVSASQLVDAVKQAGYGATPTASDHAVAPSVPATAASIELDIDGMTCASCVSRVEKALAKVHGVTRASVNLATERATIDAAPDVSASRLAEVVQQAGYGATPVAVTPPAASAASAASAEFEFDIGGMTCASCAGRVEKALAAVPGVARASVNLATERASVHGAGALDAATLIAAVTTAGYRASLAAAPEAGATAGTDARATAPAPAPDARKRREAIRERNLVIGSAVLSAPLVVPMLVAPFGIDAMLPGWLQLVLASIVQFGFGARFYRAAWHAVKARAGNMDLLVALGTSAAFGLSLWMLLRDAAHPGHLYFEASAVIVTLVRFGKWLEARAKRQTTEAIRALNALRPDRARVVEHGVERDVPLAQVRVGTTVSIRPGERVPVDGRIVSGRSHVDESLITGESLPVPKDDGDPVTAGSINGEGALVVATTAIGAETTLARIIRLVESAQAEKAPIQRLVDRVSEVFVPAILGIALLTLIGWLIAGAGTETAILNAVAVLVIACPCALGLATPAAIMAGTGVAARHGVLIKDAQALELAQRATVIAFDKTGTLTEGKPSVTAFEAVDIPREQALALAAAVQRHSDHPLARAVVAAHAADVMARGGAGGAVEAIVAADARAVAGRGVEARVDGQLLALGSTRWRDELGIVVPPALDARAAQLERAGNTISWLMRADAPRVLLALIAFGDTVKLGARDAIAALAARGVASVLVTGDNRGSAAAVAAGLGIGEVHAQVLPDDKARVVAELKRTHGGIVAMVGDGINDAPALAAADVGIAMATGTDVAMHTAGITLMRGDPALVADAIDISKRTYRKIQQNLFWAFVYNLIGVPLAALGWLNPVIAGAAMAFSSVSVVTNALLLRRWQGRAR, encoded by the coding sequence ATGACTGAACCACTCGCCGGCGTGCAAACGATCGAACTGACCGTCGACGGCATGCATTGCGGCGGCTGCACGGGCCGCGTACAGCGTGCGCTGGCCGCCGTGCCGGGCGTCGTCGACGCCGCGGTCGATCTCGACGCGCATGCCGCGACGGCCATCGTGCAGGACGCGGTCGAGCCCGCGCAGCTCGTCGACGCGATCGGCGCGGCCGGCTACCGTGCGACGGTGCGCGAGCCGGCAAGCGATGCCGTTGAAACGGCGCCTGCGCGGCACACCGAGCCATCGCCCGCGCCGGCCATCGCCACCACCGAGCTCGATATCGACGGGATGACCTGCGCGTCGTGCGTGTCGCGCGTCGAGAAGGCGCTGGCGAAGGTGCCGGGCGTCACGCGCGCGTCGGTCAACCTGGCCACCGAACGCGCCACCGTCGATGCGGCGCCGGACGTTTCCGCGTCGCAACTGGTGGATGCCGTGAAGCAGGCCGGCTATGGCGCAACGCCGACCGCATCGGATCACGCCGTTGCCCCTTCAGTTCCTGCAACCGCCGCCAGCATCGAACTCGACATCGACGGGATGACCTGTGCATCGTGCGTGTCGCGCGTCGAGAAGGCATTGGCGAAGGTGCACGGCGTCACGCGGGCATCGGTCAACCTGGCCACCGAGCGCGCGACCATCGACGCCGCGCCGGACGTTTCCGCGTCGCGACTGGCTGAAGTCGTGCAGCAGGCCGGCTATGGCGCGACGCCGGTCGCCGTCACGCCGCCTGCCGCTTCCGCTGCGTCGGCCGCTTCCGCCGAGTTTGAATTCGACATCGGCGGGATGACCTGCGCGTCCTGCGCCGGCCGCGTCGAAAAGGCGCTCGCCGCCGTGCCGGGCGTCGCGCGCGCGTCGGTCAATCTCGCGACCGAGCGCGCGTCGGTGCATGGCGCCGGCGCGCTCGACGCCGCCACGCTGATCGCGGCGGTCACGACGGCCGGCTACCGGGCGTCGCTCGCGGCCGCGCCTGAAGCCGGTGCCACCGCCGGCACGGACGCCCGCGCCACCGCCCCGGCACCGGCCCCCGACGCCCGCAAGCGCCGCGAAGCGATCCGCGAACGCAACCTCGTGATCGGCTCGGCCGTGCTGAGTGCGCCGCTCGTCGTGCCGATGCTCGTCGCGCCGTTCGGCATCGACGCGATGCTGCCCGGCTGGCTGCAGCTCGTGCTCGCGTCGATCGTCCAGTTCGGCTTCGGCGCACGCTTCTACCGCGCCGCCTGGCATGCGGTGAAGGCACGCGCCGGGAACATGGACCTGCTCGTCGCGCTCGGCACGTCGGCCGCGTTCGGCCTGAGCCTGTGGATGCTGTTGCGCGACGCAGCGCACCCGGGCCACCTGTATTTCGAGGCATCGGCCGTCATCGTGACGCTGGTGCGCTTCGGCAAGTGGCTCGAAGCGCGCGCGAAGCGCCAGACGACCGAGGCGATCCGCGCGCTGAACGCGCTGCGGCCCGACCGCGCGCGCGTCGTCGAGCACGGCGTCGAACGCGACGTGCCGCTCGCGCAGGTGCGCGTCGGCACGACCGTCAGCATCCGTCCCGGCGAGCGCGTGCCCGTCGACGGCCGGATCGTGTCGGGCCGCTCGCACGTCGACGAATCGCTGATCACCGGCGAAAGCCTGCCGGTGCCGAAGGACGACGGCGACCCGGTCACGGCCGGCTCGATCAACGGCGAAGGCGCGCTGGTCGTCGCAACCACCGCGATCGGCGCGGAGACGACGCTCGCGCGCATCATCCGTCTCGTCGAATCCGCACAGGCGGAAAAAGCGCCGATCCAGCGGCTCGTCGATCGTGTGAGCGAAGTGTTCGTGCCGGCGATCCTCGGGATTGCCTTGCTGACGCTGATCGGCTGGCTGATCGCCGGCGCCGGCACCGAAACGGCGATCCTCAACGCCGTCGCGGTGCTCGTCATCGCGTGCCCGTGCGCGCTCGGCCTCGCGACACCGGCGGCGATCATGGCCGGCACCGGCGTCGCGGCACGCCACGGCGTGCTGATCAAGGACGCGCAAGCACTTGAGCTCGCGCAGCGCGCGACCGTGATCGCGTTCGACAAGACCGGCACGCTGACCGAAGGCAAGCCGTCCGTGACGGCCTTCGAAGCGGTCGACATCCCACGTGAGCAAGCGCTCGCTCTCGCCGCGGCGGTCCAGCGGCACAGCGATCACCCGCTCGCGCGCGCCGTGGTCGCCGCGCACGCTGCGGACGTCATGGCCCGCGGCGGCGCCGGTGGGGCGGTCGAGGCGATCGTCGCAGCCGATGCGCGTGCGGTCGCCGGACGCGGTGTCGAAGCGCGCGTCGACGGGCAGCTTCTCGCGCTCGGCAGCACGCGCTGGCGCGACGAACTCGGCATCGTCGTGCCGCCCGCGCTCGACGCGCGTGCGGCGCAGCTCGAACGCGCGGGCAACACGATTTCGTGGTTGATGCGTGCCGATGCGCCGCGCGTGCTGCTCGCGCTGATCGCGTTCGGCGACACCGTGAAGCTCGGCGCGCGCGACGCGATCGCGGCCTTGGCGGCGCGCGGCGTCGCGAGCGTGCTGGTGACGGGCGACAACCGCGGCAGCGCGGCGGCCGTCGCGGCGGGGCTCGGGATCGGCGAGGTGCATGCGCAGGTGCTGCCCGACGACAAGGCGCGCGTGGTGGCCGAGCTGAAGCGCACGCACGGCGGGATCGTCGCGATGGTCGGCGACGGGATCAACGACGCGCCCGCGCTTGCCGCGGCCGACGTCGGCATCGCGATGGCGACCGGCACCGACGTCGCGATGCATACGGCCGGCATCACGCTGATGCGTGGCGATCCAGCGCTCGTCGCCGACGCGATCGACATCTCGAAGCGCACGTACCGGAAGATCCAGCAGAACCTGTTCTGGGCGTTCGTCTACAACCTGATCGGCGTGCCGCTCGCGGCGCTCGGCTGGCTGAACCCGGTGATCGCGGGCGCGGCGATGGCGTTCTCCAGCGTCAGCGTCGTGACGAACGCGTTGTTGCTGCGCAGGTGGCAAGGCCGCGCACGCTGA
- a CDS encoding DUF1254 domain-containing protein codes for MIENLRESISPRRAGASLAIAALLAGCASQPDAIQRKTGWMRAEVADSYVYAYPLVLMDVAKEAATGGDGAQPGQAPLNTLRHAQALPPVGALNPPLPGVDTLDSTGWLDVGAEPVIVTLPDTRGRYWDARALDMWTNVLWSSSSVAARGARGAARSQTIAFAAKDWQGTLPTGAVRIDVPSANAWLEVRLQTSGGRDLTNVKKQQRAIRVVPLSVYTGSARGASVAVHAGSAPLEAASGGTPAEQVAALDPKAFFARFAQALQDNPAPADDAHAQELLNDIGVSAGYPVLWTGDRLTAATAGVAEARARLVAPPPNLLNANGWSWIGDTAGKYGQDYTLRAYAAYTQFGTATRDDETLALVRVDSDGHPLNGANRYVLHFAPGAMPPVRGFWTLTPYTTDGALPDVGSARRSLGDRDRLRRNHDGSIDVVVSASPGGTHAANWLPAPRTDFALALRLYAPKPQASDGSWMPPVVVRK; via the coding sequence ATGATTGAAAACCTACGAGAATCAATTTCTCCGCGGCGCGCAGGCGCGTCGCTGGCCATTGCGGCGCTGCTGGCGGGATGCGCGTCGCAACCGGACGCGATCCAGCGGAAAACCGGCTGGATGCGCGCCGAAGTGGCCGACTCCTATGTCTATGCGTATCCGCTCGTGCTGATGGACGTCGCGAAGGAAGCCGCGACGGGGGGCGACGGCGCGCAGCCGGGCCAGGCGCCGCTCAACACGCTGCGTCATGCGCAGGCGCTGCCGCCCGTCGGCGCGCTCAACCCGCCGCTGCCGGGCGTCGACACGCTCGACTCGACCGGCTGGCTCGACGTCGGCGCCGAGCCGGTGATCGTCACGCTGCCCGACACCCGTGGCCGCTACTGGGACGCACGCGCGCTCGACATGTGGACGAACGTGCTGTGGTCGTCGTCGAGCGTGGCGGCCCGTGGCGCACGCGGCGCTGCGCGATCGCAAACGATTGCCTTTGCCGCGAAGGACTGGCAGGGCACGCTGCCGACGGGCGCAGTGCGCATCGACGTGCCGTCGGCCAACGCGTGGCTCGAGGTGCGGCTGCAGACGAGCGGCGGCCGCGACCTCACGAACGTGAAGAAACAGCAGCGCGCGATCCGCGTGGTGCCGCTGTCCGTCTATACGGGCAGCGCGCGCGGCGCGTCGGTCGCGGTCCATGCGGGCAGCGCGCCGCTGGAAGCCGCAAGCGGCGGCACGCCGGCCGAGCAGGTCGCCGCGCTCGACCCGAAGGCGTTCTTCGCACGCTTTGCACAGGCGCTGCAGGACAACCCGGCGCCCGCCGACGACGCGCATGCGCAGGAACTGCTGAACGACATCGGCGTGTCGGCCGGCTACCCCGTGCTGTGGACGGGCGACCGCCTGACCGCCGCGACGGCCGGCGTCGCCGAAGCGCGCGCGCGGCTCGTGGCGCCGCCGCCGAACCTGCTGAACGCGAACGGCTGGAGCTGGATCGGCGACACGGCCGGCAAGTACGGTCAGGACTACACGCTGCGCGCGTACGCGGCCTACACGCAGTTCGGCACCGCGACGCGTGACGACGAGACGCTCGCGCTCGTGCGCGTCGACAGCGACGGTCATCCGCTGAACGGCGCGAACCGCTACGTGCTGCACTTCGCGCCGGGCGCCATGCCGCCGGTGCGCGGGTTCTGGACCCTTACACCGTACACGACGGACGGCGCGCTGCCCGACGTCGGCTCGGCGCGCCGCTCGCTCGGCGACCGCGACCGGCTGCGCCGCAACCACGACGGCTCGATCGACGTGGTCGTGTCGGCATCGCCGGGCGGCACGCACGCGGCCAACTGGCTGCCGGCGCCGCGCACCGATTTCGCGCTCGCGCTGCGCCTCTACGCACCGAAGCCGCAGGCGAGCGACGGATCGTGGATGCCGCCCGTCGTCGTCCGGAAATGA